From one Streptomyces sp. NBC_01478 genomic stretch:
- a CDS encoding DUF2252 domain-containing protein, giving the protein MSVPQLNDEHRGEEILAVFDTAFGELLAADPAAFRVKFRKMAASAFAFYRGTAALFYHDLDAEKRGGPYLDDRTSRVWIHGDLHAENFGTYMDSNGRLVFNVNDFDEAYVGPFTWDLKRFAASVALIGYAKALSDEQITELVQVYAGAYRERVHALATGAKSDEVPPFTLDTADGPLLGALRTARSLTRFELLDSMTEIRDFERRFASGGGSIELDAATRYKVLAAFDGYLETLPESSLDRPDSYRVKDVVGRRGIGIGSAGLPSYNILLEGNSDALENDVVIYIKQAQTPAVSRHITDPAIRDYFQHEGHRTVISQRALQAHADPWLGWTELGGTGQLVAEVSPYAVDLDWSDIDDPEEIAAVVADLGRATATMHAAADDQSGESLVPFSTERAIDAAIAADEDGFAGVLVDFAHSYGARARADHQTFVDLFRNGRIPGL; this is encoded by the coding sequence GCTCAACGACGAGCACCGCGGCGAGGAGATCCTTGCCGTCTTCGACACCGCCTTCGGCGAGCTCCTGGCCGCCGACCCGGCCGCGTTCCGTGTGAAGTTCCGGAAGATGGCGGCCTCCGCCTTCGCCTTCTACCGGGGCACGGCGGCGCTGTTCTACCACGACCTAGACGCCGAGAAGCGGGGCGGCCCGTACCTGGACGACCGCACCTCGCGCGTGTGGATCCACGGCGACCTGCACGCCGAGAACTTCGGCACGTACATGGACTCGAACGGCCGGCTGGTCTTCAACGTCAACGACTTCGACGAGGCCTACGTCGGCCCGTTCACCTGGGACCTCAAGCGCTTCGCCGCCTCCGTCGCGCTGATCGGGTACGCGAAGGCGCTCAGTGACGAGCAGATCACCGAGCTGGTGCAGGTGTACGCGGGCGCGTACCGCGAGCGGGTGCACGCGCTGGCGACCGGCGCGAAGAGCGACGAGGTGCCGCCGTTCACGCTGGACACGGCCGACGGCCCGCTGCTGGGCGCGCTGCGCACCGCCCGCTCGCTGACCCGCTTCGAGCTGCTGGACTCGATGACGGAGATCCGTGACTTCGAGCGCCGCTTCGCGTCGGGCGGCGGCTCCATCGAGCTGGACGCGGCCACCCGCTACAAGGTCCTCGCGGCCTTCGACGGCTACCTGGAGACGCTCCCCGAGTCCTCCCTGGACCGCCCGGACTCGTACCGGGTGAAGGACGTCGTCGGCCGCCGCGGCATCGGCATCGGCTCGGCCGGGCTGCCGTCGTACAACATCCTTCTGGAGGGCAACAGCGACGCCCTGGAGAACGATGTGGTGATCTACATCAAGCAGGCCCAGACGCCGGCCGTCTCCCGGCACATCACGGACCCGGCGATCCGGGACTACTTCCAGCACGAGGGCCACCGCACGGTGATCTCCCAGCGCGCCCTCCAGGCGCACGCCGACCCGTGGCTGGGCTGGACCGAGCTGGGCGGCACGGGTCAGCTCGTCGCCGAGGTGTCGCCGTACGCGGTGGACCTGGACTGGAGCGACATCGACGACCCGGAGGAGATCGCCGCCGTCGTCGCCGACCTCGGGCGGGCCACGGCCACGATGCACGCGGCGGCCGACGACCAGTCCGGCGAGTCCCTGGTGCCGTTCTCCACCGAGCGGGCCATCGACGCGGCGATCGCGGCCGACGAGGACGGCTTCGCGGGCGTGCTCGTCGACTTCGCGCACAGCTACGGCGCACGCGCGCGTGCCGACCACCAGACCTTCGTCGACCTGTTCCGCAACGGCCGGATTCCGGGTCTGTAA